The segment ctcccTCCATATTAAAAATGACGTGTCCgttaatttttgcataatttcttTATCAACCAAGAAAATAACTCTTGTTAGTTTTAgttggcacaccctgtataaaatttaacttgTTTTTTAGGATTTCAGATATTTTACAGCGAAAAGTGGATAGCGCTTCTCGCAAAATCTTTAATGGGAATTGTAATATTCATCACACTTAGGCACTTTGTGCAGCAGAAATCTATGAGAAAAAAAGAGGCTCAACTGGCACAGTCCAGGCCTGATGCTTCCGAAGCTGAACCTAGTTACTGATGCTTTACCTTTTCATGCCTGTGATTGTAATGATTTTATTCATCAAGGTTTAGAATCACCAGAACCTTCCCTTGTGGATAGCACTCAAGCAGTTTGCCTCAAGTTTTTTTCCTTGTGGTGGATGTGGGTCGTTATACTCACAATGATTTGGATGGAGTTTTGGTCAAGTAACAGTTTATTTAGAATCGCCTTCGTTGGTCTTGCTGTAGTATTCTTAATGACGTTTCAGGTGAAAACATTCGATTTTCACAACTAGCGTACCAAACTTTTTATTCTTCAGCTATGCTCTTTCAccctttggaaaaattttcttCCCTTCTACTGGTGGATTGTGATGGTTTATGCAATGCTGAACTTGGTAGTGCTGTATATGTTCCAGATCGACATAATCAGAAGTTACATGCTCAAGCTTTTCACTTTAGAAcagtgatatttttttaattgtaattaatcactagcatttataattattgtcaaCCAGGTATGAGGAGTTTGGATGTTGGATTTGGACGGGCAATACTGAGAAGTTGGTAGCAATGGCCACTCCCATATTCTTTCAGATTGCTGTAGCTGTGCAGCAAAATTATTTCCAGAGCACATTTCATGATCTTACCGAGATGGAAACTCCTGAGCAACTCACTCAAAGACTTAAAGTGATGGAATTTAAGGGTTTGTATTATGATTCTATGTGCCAGTAACGACTTCATTAGCACAAAGAAATTTCGCAGTTGTGGCAAAAACCTTTGCCAGGATCACAGACATCTTTTTCACTATCCTGGAAATCCATCTACCAAAAATAATCCTCCTTATTGGGTGGTTGATGTGCGTATTTGATTTATGCGCAGTTTTTGTCCCTTTAGTACTACCCCTCACATTGGCCAGCATCATGGGGAGACGATTCACCAAAATCATCACATATATCATATCatgttttgtccaaatctttaTAGTCCTAAGACTCATTTACATGAACCAGTATAATCACCATCATGACTGGGACTATGTGAGAAATTATGTAGGATAATCAGCCTTTTTCCATTTGATTGCTCTAGTCAGTTTAAGTACAGGCAAGAGATGGGGTACAATATAACGTGACTTTAAACACTGCGGACTGGTTGGGTTTCCACGAGTCGAGACTAGGAAAAAGCAAGGCAGATTTTCCGCAGTTGGTCTGGTGCTTTGGCTTCGTGTTTGCAGTCACTCTCGATAGGATTGTGAATATCAGAATGCAGAACTATAGAGATTCCAGGAGATTAAGGGGGCTACATCCGACAGTAATCTTCCCTGAGATTACTTATGGAAATTCCCATGACAATTTGAAGAGTTTGCTCAAATTTCTGGCAAATTATGGGTTTTATAAGCTGGGCTGTGAAGTAGGGTTTGCTAAGGAAATGCATAGAATACTATCATAGGGGTTTCCAGATCACTCTGTTGTATGCAGGAGTGGTGATAGTCTTAAGAATGGACGCTGTAGCAATCATTTTGGTCTTATGGCTGTTGGCAATGTTCCCGCTCAAGAGAGAACGTATGAGGATTCTGTGGCTACCATCAATTCTGTTTCTGGTGGTGTTGATATTCGTCCAGTACTTATTCACTTTGGGCTGGTGGCCCAAGTTTTTTGATAGTAAGTTTTGTGAGACAATGctacaaaatatgtataaaaattcaatatctgTAGACTCCTTGACCTCCTACTGGAACTCGAAATACTTCCTCCTTCGTCTTCAACAGTTCTGCCACTTGATGAACATGGCCAATCCACCTATGAAAGACAAAATTATCCTTGATTTTATCCTGCTCTTGATCATGTCCAGACAATGGAAAGCTTTCAAAATGGAAAGAAAACTAGCAGGAATAGATCTGCTTGCAGGAAGCAACACAAACGTTCATCATCTTATCGATGACCCGACCGTTCAAAATCCCATACCCGATTTCACTACCGTCAAGAGGCAACAAAATGTCTGTAAATTCTTCTTCATGTTTATTTTAGACAGACAATTTCCAGGAACTCTTTAGATTACTTCAACAACGTTCTCTTTACCAGCTGGTTTTACCTGTCTCTACTAGCTACATTCCTAGTAGGGACCATGCGACCTTCAATCTACTCTTACGGGTTCATTCTAGGCGCCTTAGTGTTTCTATGGGAAGGTTCTAATGTATTCCTAAGACCCCCAAATACGATTTTATTAAGGTTGATTTCGCTGACTTAGCATTAAACTCAATTAGCCATAAGTTTTTTAGATGGAACCTATTGCTGGCATATAACATCTTGATCATGGTCGCTAAAACTATATCTCAATTATTTGGATGCGTTCTGATACATGAACGAAATAGAAGTTTCAGTTGTAGACTACTAAAGTGAGATTCTACGTAGGATCGATTTTCCtgattttattagatttttttctgttggtTGTGTGGAGAAATTCCAAATGGCTGGCGCAGTTCCTGAACTTTCCATAACCTCTTGGTGTCTCATAGGTGTTCCTCTAGGACTAGGATGGAACTGCGTTAATTTGTTCTTCCTGCTGGGGCAGcagcgaatttttaaatcatattaCTTTATTCATATCGTGAATAATACCAAAGCCCACACCATTTTAGCTGACAGAGGTACAACTTGGCAGAAGGCGAGGAATTGTTAGTTATTGCGATTTTAGGAGCCAATTTGATAGAAGAAAACAGGCGAAAGATGAGGGAGACAGTGGATAATGAGAGAATTTCCATTGAGAAGAACATAAAGAAGAAGATGGAGACCATTAAAGCTAATGCTTCAAAAATTGCAGGTGCATACTTCTAAAAAATTACGTGTAATAGTGTATGTATACAGTGTCCGTCATGTACATATATGATGTAacagtaataattttttaaataatttctctattaaatatgtttcaaGTGAAAATTTCCAAGGCTAATTTATTGTCACTTTTTGATGATCTAAAAGTTTCTTTTCTCGCCCCATAAAAGTGCAACGAAGTCcaacttttgattttcaaacGTGACCCATCATTTCTGATTTGTTTTGAGGAATCCACACTTATCTGTGTATAtacacatataaaaaaaattggggttagtcaggaaaaaaattgagaaaaaaattattttcctttttttataaaaaaaaataaattcaatcagaaaagaaaaataacgaaaatggAGCTGTGGAAGAAGAAAAGAATTTCAAGGTTATCAAAAGGTGACTACAAATTAGCCTTTTGACTTTTactcgaaacattttttgatggaaaaattatttaaaagttgtAGCCATTATTCCATATATTTAACGGATCCtgtataattgtttttatttagaaattcgAAACGGCATCTACacgaattttgatgaaattgatCGGGCCACTGACGTACCACTTCTTCCTTCTGTGAATGAAGCTAATGATACTGATAATGATAGGGATAATGTCGGCAataatgatgataatgatACCGATGCCGATGATAGTAATGAGGGCGAACACAAATCATATGATCCTATGCCTATAAGCGAGGTAAACACTATCATCGACTGATTAAACCCAATTAATTTAAGTTCTATTGCAGTACTTTGGGTTGTACCACACCACAGATATCGacgtagttttaaaaaatgcagataGTCGCAGTAGACGCAAGGAAGCTCTAATTAGAAAGGTGAGgataaattttgtaaagtaAACATATATACACATACATAATCACTCTTCAGGCTCAAGGGAAAGCTGCTAAAGGCGAAAAGACTGATGATTCAGGTTGGTAATACACATCTTTAACCTTAATCTTAAAACGATTCTATTTCAGAAAGTTTACATTCTCTCAGAACAGTTAAAATACTGCGTTTTACATGGGGAGCATTTGAAAGCCTAATAGTTAGCATTACATTGCTAATCGATCAAGCCTCAAAGGACTTTAGgaaaattttagatgaaaTGGACTTCGACAAGAAGACACTCAAGGCAGGCAAATATACTTTAAAGAAATAGTACTAAAATACTTCTGGATTTCTGATACTAGTGACATAAACCTAAACTATTTTGTAGGATAAAACAAGTTATACCAAAGGCGTCAGGTTAGGGTCCAACAAGATTTGGCACCCAGCTGCaacatatgaaaaaatattaaatgaagaGTAGGAACCCGTTAAGAGCATTAAATTCCTTCTATGTCATTATCTTTTAGGAGACAAAATCCTAAAAAGAAACGTGAATTGCTGGAATATTCGATTTACATAAAACTTCCCAGAGCTTGTTGGTATCTGCTAATGGCCTATTCAGAGTCGCTTTGCTACCTCACGATCTTGGTCTACCAAATCATGGGAAGTACTTTCATTTCACTCCCCATATTATTGATGACATTCTGCTGGGGTGCTCTCACAGTTCCGAAGCCCTCAAAAACTTACTGGATCATCAATATAGCTTATGTTTTGGTAGGATTTTACTCCACGAATGCTTTTCCTTGCAATTCATGACTTTTAATGTGGAGTTATTTCAGATTATGGCGCTCATTAAGAACTTCTTCGATTTGGAAATAGTTCCATGGAAAGGAGATTGGAATCAATATCATCCATTCTTTCCTCCAAGGCTTCTAGGACTGTTCAATAATTTGAAAGGGATGACGctgttaatgttaatttccATGTCTTTTCACAGGTAGGTAATGGGTTTTCATGAGGTTTTCATGGCAAAATCCCTAAATATTCATTATGGGTGTTTGGTAATGGGCTTTCAATTACTGATCGATGTAGTAATGAGATGTTTctgatattattattattattggtaaTTGGTGATGGGTTTCCAATTACCGGACAATGGACCGTTTAACACGTGATCCTTTATTTCCTCACCAGTGTAAATATGGCAGTAAGTAAGTAAGGTAAATTGACACCGTAACTGTGTCTTGTATACTTTTCGCCATGGTTAACATTCtagtagaaaaatatattaagaaaTTATATGAGAATGTTCTATCAGAAGGAATCAGTATAAACACCGTGGCACATCCTTAAGCTCTAAGAATAATTTGAGACCACATAGTGACTATAAACCCCTTGCCAAAAACCCTGATGAGTTTCATGAGATCTTCAGAATAGAAGCACCTCATTAACTTGCAATTGAAACTCATTAGGCACCATTGATTTTTTCGCACATAGAAAgtgtacatatatttttttttaaatagagcCGTTCTTCTGAATTTGGGACTGTGGAAACCTTATAGGTATAGAACCACTACCCTGATAGCGGATGGTCGGTATCAggtcaaaaatggaaaatttgtcTCCATTTCTCCGTAATTTCGAATGCAGATATGACTTTTATGACATCACTAACATCTATGGTATTCCAGGGAAACTGGTAGGGGCCAAAGTGATATCGTCGAAGTATCCACAACAAATATATCCATTGGAGATTATTTCCCTAAATCTATTGCCCATGGGTGCGGCTCGTTTTGAGGTTAAGCACTCCTTTCAACAAATCTTTACTTCTTCTTAGAGCCTCAAAATATGCTGAAGGATTTAAGCTCTATATTCAGCAATTGATTGCCCCATCCTTGACTCAAATCCCGAAAGATGTATACATGCCCATGTTTCTCTGCGACCTAGTGAACTTATTCCTGATCGTTTTCTGTTTTGGAAGCTTTATAGTAAATTCTTGCATCAGgtcaaaaccaaaaataaataaattcttccAGAATGCTGCTAAACCACAAGGATTTATCCAGTTCACCCACAGCAACACAGTGCCTACTTCCTACATTTTCATAGTGCTCATATACATGTTCAGCATGATGATAGATCGAGCCCTGTACATGCGGAAAAACCGATATGGAAAACTAGTTTACCACTTATTCCAAGTAATTACCATTCACATTTGGTTTTTCATCATGGATCCGTTATTAATGAAAAGGTTTGcgctatttttgaaattttgattgcTTAATGGAAGTACTTGCTTATTTGCAGAAAATTGCAAGATTCGGCTGTGCTACaaggtttttatttctttaagaCCCTGTACTTCTTGTTCTCAGCCTCTCAGATTCGCAATGGCTATCCGACCATTATCTCTTACCATTATTTCTGGCATGGTTATACTGTATTCCATAGGTGAGTGCATAAGCGATCAATTTTCTAGAGTTCAACTTAGTTTCAGCCCTTAAGAGCCTGAAAGTAGCATTATATTTGATGGAATTCAAGTTACTTTCTTATGAGTTTCACTTAGTTTCTTCTTTAGGATTTTTCCTCCCAAATTTCAGAGTTTTTCTTCTCAAGTTGCCTATTACGGTTTTTTTAACGCTCCATCCCATTCTGATATTTTGGCCACTCCAAGTCCTTCTCCTTCTGGATTTCAATTACAAATCAACTGTCTTTTAGATACGGATACAAGATTTACCGCCTCATCCCATACTTGCTGGAAATCCGCTGCCTGCTGGACTGGATTTGCAGCGATAGCTGCTTGGGCTTTCAATCATGgttcaaatttgaaggaatGACCCAAAGCTTGTTTGACCAGAAGGCAATCTCCTCTAAAGAAATCTACAGagtgttttttaatgttgtgtTAATATTTCAAGATATGATTCCTCGGGccattttataaagaaaagtTCACATTAACATATGCGTGTATCCATAACGGCCTTATTCTTAACTGCAGGGTGTTGaaagttttttccaaattgatattttttaatttctcgaaaaGTACTTTAGatattattatcaactttaACGTATATTAATAGGACATAAAACTTCATATTATAATGAGAAAAGTCATTCTATTCCTGAACCAGTAGCGTCCGTACGAATATGTCTTCcaatattatttacaaaaaaaagtggTACGCAACTGACATTTTTTTGtgagaatatttttctgataaaacTGGACAGTTCTGAATGAAGGAGGTCTATGAtaataaactataaaatatagaaaatttaatataaaaaaataaattataataaattcttaaaataaacaaattaattaagatgattttgattgttttatCAAGAACTGTACGTCTAACGAGaaaagcataataagcctTTTTCATGTTGAATTGACGAGTTTAATCAGAAAAAAGTATTCCcatcaaaaaatatcaatggCGCAGCACTTGTTCGTAAATAATATCGGAAAACCTGTATGTAAGGACACCACTGGTTGAGCAGTAGAATtagttttcttattaaaatgcGGAGTGTTATGTCCTAGTAAcacacattaaaattaataataaagctaTAGTActttctgataaatttaaaaataacgatttgaaaagcaaaaatttcaacacccggtatttaaaaatttggaccGTTGCGGACATACATGTGTCCATATGAACTTTCCTTTATAAATTGAACTGACGAATCAAATCCTCAAATATTAGCACGATATTAAggaataccctgtatttgCATTAGTCGGGTGTTTTGTAGTGTCAACAAGAATATGAATCCAAAGGGGGAGTTCCTAGTGGTCAGTGTAAAAGCCGAAGGTCAAAATTGGTCACCGGaggatttttgtttgtttgcttGGTCTTCACAGTGATATTTCCCTTGGTACTCTTCTCCCTAAGCACTAAAATGGGGGTGACCACACGACCTCAAAGAATTCAGCTGGAACTCTACATGGGGAGGGCTCTGCCTATATTTACAGCCCATGTCCGGGAGAGCAACATAATtcagttatattttttcatatactcAGACTTTTTTTCCcgtaatatttattattttaggatGTCGCAACATGATTATGAGAACTTATCATCCACATTTAACAATATATATCAAtccaatgaaattttcaatagctTCCAACCTGAAGACACCATTGTAGTAAAATGGTCTAGAAACAGCTTGTTCACCTGGGATATCTCCGCAGGGAGCAAAATGGAGCTTCTAGAAGAACTGTTCGATAGTTTGTCTCAAGTCTCATTACATGCTGCCCCTTTCCTAAAATCTCTTTTGGTTAGGccaagagtttccaattcgcCTAGAAATCCATTACGTTCACGTTGGTGGTGGTGGTGAACAAAGCTACAAAACTTTCGGTCAGAATACTTACGTCCCTCCTCTTCCAAATGAAGATAGGCAAAATCTCATTGATATGGTTAAATCCGAAAATGATTCTAATATTATCGCAAGGTTTCCgatgatttttccaaaatttatgaGCATCAACAAAGAAGGGAATCCGCGAGTGCTCACCCTAATGGAGGAATCACTTAAGGGTAAGAACTCAATGACCaaacttttaattatattgAGTATTTATAGAACACAGCTCGACACACGATCCTAAAGAAAACCTGTCAACTGGAGACTATGAAGACGAAGCTCTCCCTCCAAATGGAGGAAGACTGAGAGACATTCTTGTTAGGTTGTACTCAAACAAACGAAGAACTACCTGGTTAGTTCCATTtacaacaatataaaaatataagggTTCTTATTCATGCAGGTGGCAAATACAGGAAAAGTGTTCAGCTGAAGACGACAactacatttattatttatcaaatttggtctacaacGACTGCGAGAGCTTAGTCCTGTATATcttcaatgaaaaaatcttttc is part of the Euwallacea fornicatus isolate EFF26 chromosome 8, ASM4011564v1, whole genome shotgun sequence genome and harbors:
- the LOC136340774 gene encoding piezo-type mechanosensitive ion channel component-like yields the protein MIENNRIQIDPELHWFSQGASFLVAFYRPTMTSYIYLIFGCYMPFFSVPAKDCMMKATRFYMKALITSCFFTSSLVLSFYLIQYFSTNKIYDVKYCSAMETAMRTLGIVKYNGLSAKDAFNWVLPEPLMLVGSIGLYVAFKKLVPASEELGESATAIGILQLEERQRKKIVSYLSSFGKYFSCFLLCVTAVLSPSIVGAFYYLVFLGIVTYWAFNQPLSRVLACTLTYLLPVYLFHLTLLFIYQLQYLQDHHAFQPATIGARLLGLVSLRTYKDCTDPRIFVLHPQPKSNYALPYILYGIYHISVLVARQMLQAEDGIRHLLVASFHWKRENMDTQTWELVIKEVQVCSFNYLIKVFNSGYQLKKKIRLEKDTEIEEALLLDKLKITLNYLQSFLFKFSPLLGNFLMMIWAIAYLCWTSFCLLILANLVWLMPTRKQAMLSISPLMAVIMHIMLFGQYLYSLNLTEEELPSKMGALDFRPGFQIFYSEKWIALLAKSLMGIVIFITLRHFVQQKSMRKKEAQLAQSRPDASEAEPSLESPEPSLVDSTQAVCLKFFSLWWMWVVILTMIWMEFWSSNSLFRIAFVGLAVVFLMTFQLCSFTLWKNFLPFYWWIVMVYAMLNLVVLYMFQIDIIRSYMLKLFTLEQYEEFGCWIWTGNTEKLVAMATPIFFQIAVAVQQNYFQSTFHDLTEMETPEQLTQRLKVMEFKVVAKTFARITDIFFTILEIHLPKIILLIGWLMCVFDLCAVFVPLVLPLTLASIMGRRFTKIITYIISCFVQIFIVLRLIYMNQYNHHHDWDYVRNYARDGVQYNVTLNTADWLGFHESRLGKSKADFPQLVWCFGFVFAVTLDRIVNIRMQNYRDSRRLRGLHPTVIFPEITYGNSHDNLKSLLKFLANYGFYKLGCEITLLYAGVVIVLRMDAVAIILVLWLLAMFPLKRERMRILWLPSILFLVVLIFVQYLFTLGWWPKFFDNSLTSYWNSKYFLLRLQQFCHLMNMANPPMKDKIILDFILLLIMSRQWKAFKMERKLAGIDLLAGSNTNVHHLIDDPTVQNPIPDFTTVKRNSLDYFNNVLFTSWFYLSLLATFLVGTMRPSIYSYGFILGALVFLWEGSNVFLRPPNTILLRWNLLLAYNILIMVAKTISQLFGCVLIHERNRSFSCRLLKFFSVGCVEKFQMAGAVPELSITSWCLIGVPLGLGWNCVNLFFLLGQQRIFKSYYFIHIVNNTKAHTILADRGANLIEENRRKMRETVDNERISIEKNIKKKMETIKANASKIAEIRNGIYTNFDEIDRATDVPLLPSVNEANDTDNDRDNVGNNDDNDTDADDSNEGEHKSYDPMPISEYFGLYHTTDIDVVLKNADSRSRRKEALIRKAQGKAAKGEKTDDSESLHSLRTVKILRFTWGAFESLIVSITLLIDQASKDFRKILDEMDFDKKTLKDKTSYTKGVRLGSNKIWHPAATYEKILNEERQNPKKKRELLEYSIYIKLPRACWYLLMAYSESLCYLTILVYQIMGSTFISLPILLMTFCWGALTVPKPSKTYWIINIAYVLIMALIKNFFDLEIVPWKGDWNQYHPFFPPRLLGLFNNLKGMTLLMLISMSFHRAVLLNLGLWKPYRYRTTTLIADGRYQVKNGKFVSISPETGRGQSDIVEVSTTNISIGDYFPKSIAHGASKYAEGFKLYIQQLIAPSLTQIPKDVYMPMFLCDLVNLFLIVFCFGSFINAAKPQGFIQFTHSNTVPTSYIFIVLIYMFSMMIDRALYMRKNRYGKLVYHLFQVITIHIWFFIMDPLLMKRKLQDSAVLQGFYFFKTLYFLFSASQIRNGYPTIISYHYFWHGYTVFHRYGYKIYRLIPYLLEIRCLLDWICSDSCLGFQSWFKFEGMTQSLFDQKCQQEYESKGGVPSGQCKSRRSKLVTGGFLFVCLVFTVIFPLVLFSLSTKMGVTTRPQRIQLELYMGRALPIFTAHVRESNIIQMSQHDYENLSSTFNNIYQSNEIFNSFQPEDTIVVKWSRNSLFTWDISAGSKMELLEELFDSQEFPIRLEIHYVHVGGGGEQSYKTFGQNTYVPPLPNEDRQNLIDMVKSENDSNIIARFPMIFPKFMSINKEGNPRVLTLMEESLKEHSSTHDPKENLSTGDYEDEALPPNGGRLRDILVRLYSNKRRTTWWQIQEKCSAEDDNYIYYLSNLVYNDCESLVLYIFNEKIFSGAINVLASKGIFGLYLIYFMMIIKAFRACRADMVDIWITDLPNTNKLFRKCMEVYIARDMKNFELENENFQDLVAIMRSKEVLIKLSRYENNSYNPTFVIPETSS